A stretch of the Danio rerio strain Tuebingen ecotype United States chromosome 18, GRCz12tu, whole genome shotgun sequence genome encodes the following:
- the serpini1 gene encoding neuroserpin precursor, which produces MLLLVVLPPLLLLRGCFCQASDVPEDVTAEFSVRLYHQLQISSGEENIIFSPLSVALALGMVELGARGSSLQEIRQAVGYSHFREDEEFSLLRNLSQALSTDEEQYVVRLANSLFLQSGVHFNEDFLQLMKKYFRAEVETVDFSQSTAVAERINSWVLNHTESKIQNLVSAEDFSSSTMIMLVNAVYFRGSWKNQFRPENTRTFSFTRDDGSEVQTLMMYQQGDFYYGEFSDGTTEAGGVYQVLEMLYEGEDMSMMIVLPRQEVPLASLEPIIKAPLLEEWANNVKRQKVEVYLPRFKVEQKIDLRESLQQLGIRSIFSKDADLSAMTAQMTDGQDLFIGKAVQKAYLEVTEEGAEGAAGSGMIALTRTLVLYPQVMADHPFFFIIRNRKTGSILFMGRVMNPELIDPFDNNFDM; this is translated from the exons ATGCTGCTGCTGGTTGTGTTGCCACCGCTGCTGCTCCTGCGTGGATGCTTTTGTCAGGCGTCAGACGTTCCCGAAGACGTGACGGCAGAGTTCTCCGTCCGCCTCTACCACCAGCTCCAGATCAGCAGCGGGGAGGAGAACATCATCTTCTCTCCGCTCAGCGTGGCTCTGGCTCTGGGCATGGTGGAGCTGGGCGCCCGCGGCTCCTCTTTACAGGAGATCAGACAGGCCGTGGGCTACAGTCACTTCAGAGAAG ATGAAGAGTTCTCATTGCTGAGAAACCTGAGCCAGGCACTGTCCACAGATGAGGAGCAGTACGTGGTCCGTCTGGCCAACTCGTTGTTCCTGCAGTCGGGGGTCCACTTCAATGAAGACTTCCTGCAGCTCATGAAGAAGTACTTTAGAGCCGAGGTGGAGACGGTGGATTTCAGCCAGTCCACAGCCGTCGCTGAACGCATCAACTCCTGGGTGCTCAACCACACAGAGA GCAAAATCCAGAATCTGGTGTCAGCGGAGGACTTCAGCAGCTCCACCATGATCATGCTGGTGAATGCGGTCTATTTCAGGGGCAGCTGGAAGAACCAGTTCAGGCCAGAAAACACCAGAACTTTCTCCTTCACCAGAGACGACGGCAGTGAAGTGCAGACCCTGATGATGTACCAGCAGGGGGACTTTTACTacg GTGAGTTCAGCGACGGCACCACAGAGGCTGGTGGAGTTTACCAGGTGCTGGAGATGCTCTATGAGGGCGAAGACATGAGCATGATGATCGTCCTGCCCCGTCAGGAGGTTCCTCTTGCCTCGCTGGAGCCCATCATTAAAGCGCCGCTGCTGGAGGAATGGGCCAACAACGTCAAGAGGCAGAAGGTGGAGGTTTACCTGCccag ATTCAAGGTGGAGCAGAAGATTGATCTGAGAGAGTCTCTGCAGCAGCTGGGCATCAGGAGCATCTTCAGCAAAGATGCCGATCTGTCGGCCATGACGGCTCAGATGACAG aCGGACAAGATCTGTTCATCGGGAAAGCTGTTCAGAAGGCCTATCTGGAGGTGACGGAGGAAGGGGCAGAAGGGGCCGCAGGATCag GTATGATCGCATTGACCAGGACGCTGGTGTTGTACCCACAGGTCATGGCTGATCATcccttcttcttcatcatcagaAACAGAAAAACAG